The following are from one region of the Coffea eugenioides isolate CCC68of chromosome 2, Ceug_1.0, whole genome shotgun sequence genome:
- the LOC113759412 gene encoding protein ENHANCED PSEUDOMONAS SUSCEPTIBILTY 1-like, with protein MQKFLLFAKPLGFDMNQLGELVQKIKESFCLTLVHFYPLAGRLATLKKEESIDLAIYIACNKGSRARFIHASLDLAIDDILSPTYAPGNVRSFFDHRRSINYYGHTKSLLTIQVTELTDGIFIGCSMNHMATSTKADYGELLEQSLGWAVWLLHHAVINQTRVSHEQIESWLQSGELLRASDPPDSYSKLLGCSLRFNMYITEFGLGKPVAVLNGSTNKFDGKLIVNPGAEEGGSMDFGICLLLHVTTSLVSDKELMRQSLSL; from the exons ATGCAGAAGTTCCTTCTTTTTGCAAAGCCACTAGGATTTGACATGAACCAACTTGGAGAGCTTGTGCAGAAGATCAAGGAATCTTTTTGTCTTACCCTTGTTCATTTCTATCCATTAGCGGGTCGTCTTGCAACACTAAAAAAAGAAGAGAGTATAGACTTGGCAATTTACATTGCCTGCAATAAAGGTTCCAGGGCTCGATTTATCCACGCATCACTAGACCTGGCTATAGATGATATACTTTCACCAACATATGCTCCTGGGAATGTCAGATCATTCTTTGATCACAGGAGGTCAATCAACTATTATGGTCACACAAAGTCTTTGTTGACCATTCAAGTCACTGAATTGACAGATGGAATCTTCATTGGATGCTCCATGAACCATATG GCAACGTCAACAAAAGCTGACTATGGTGAATTGCTGGAACAAAGCCTAGGATGGGCAGTGTGGTTATTGCATCATGCAGTGATCAATCAGACACGTGTATCACATGAACAGATCGAATCATGGCTTCAATCCGGAGAACTACTTCGGGCTAGTGATCCGCCTGATTCCTATAGCAAACTCTTGGGATGCTCTCTACGATTCAACATGTATATAACAGAATTTGGACTTGGGAAACCAGTCGCAGTTCTAAACGGGAGCACAAATAAATTTGACGGGAAACTAATAGTGAATCCAGGAGCCGAAGAAGGGGGAAGCATGGACTTTGGGATTTGCCTTCTACTTCATGTAACGACTTCTCTTGTATCTGACAAGGAGTTAATGAGACAGTCGCTTAGCTTATGA
- the LOC113761560 gene encoding uncharacterized protein LOC113761560 produces MSLALPWLQMPPPSLTLQTRPTKLDTKSRHSFSCFCSAAVSEAGSQPSSAIQFSSNSSTYRPAVILPGLGNNTNDYEKLALILNGYGVPTVVVKVSRIDWLRNAAGLLDPNYWRGTLRPRPVLDWYFKKLDEAVSEANELAQGGALSFIGHSAGGWLARVYMQEIGFSNISLLLTLGTPHLPPPKGVPGVIDQTRGLLYYVEKNCPKAVYTPELKYVCIAGRYIEGARFFGSNDDSSGMAVSIDHTNSEIAVVNTSKPPAATWRARFVGQGYKQVCGQADTWGDGVVPELSAHLEGALNISLEGVYHSPVGSDDESRPWYGSPGVVKRWIHYLLH; encoded by the exons ATGAGTTTGGCTTTGCCATGGCTGCAAATGCCACCACCATCACTTACTCTACAGACAAGACCAACAAAACTTGATACAAAATCAAGGCATTCCTTCAGCTGCTTCTGCTCTGCTGCTGTTTCTGAAGCTGGCTCACAACCATCTTCTGCAAtccaattttcttccaattcCTCCACCTACCGCCCTGCTGTCATTCTTCCA GGCTTAGGAAACAATACAAATGACTACGAGAAATTGGCTCTGATACTGAATGGTTATGGAGTGCCAACCGTGGTTGTGAAGGTTTCAAGAATCGACTGGCTGAGGAATGCTGCTGGTTTGCTTGATCCAAACTATTGGCGTGGTACCCTCCGTCCTCGGCCAGTTCTTGATTG GTATTTTAAGAAGCTGGATGAGGCTGTCAGTGAAGCAAATGAATTGGCTCAAG GTGGGGCTTTGTCTTTTATTGGACATTCAGCTGGAGGATGGCTAGCACGAGTTTACATGCAAGAGATTGGGTTCTCAAATATTTCACTGTTATTGACTCTAGGAACACCACACCT CCCACCGCCAAAGGGAGTGCCTGGAGTTATCGATCAAACAAGGGGCCTTTTGTATTATGTTGAAAAGAACTGTCCAAAAGCTGTTTATACTCCAGAACTGAAATATGTATGTATTGCAGGCAG GTACATTGAAGGAGCTCGCTTCTTTGGCTCAAATGATGATAGTTCTGGAATGGCTGTAAGCATTGACCACACAAATTCTGAGATTGCTGTTGTAAACACATCTAAACCACCAGCTGCCACATGGCGTGCTCGCTTTGTTGGTCAAGGCTACAAGCAG GTTTGTGGCCAGGCAGATACATGGGGTGATGGAGTTGTGCCAGAACTCTCAGCACATCTGGAAGGAGCACTGAATATCAGCCTTGAAGGTGTGTACCACTCACCTGTTGGTTCTGATGATGAAAGCAGACCATGGTATGGCTCTCCTGGTGTTGTTAAACGATGGATACATTATCTCCTTCACTAA
- the LOC113759413 gene encoding probable receptor-like protein kinase At2g42960 gives MASDLNFELSKKTHIFHLKVWVLIAIFVGLFLVFIVLVLPFCLSRKRSKRGSATLQISQIPKVSKEIKEIKVDQYSAKNYAAPDIDFLTLQDKFSDKDSDKLLSSEKAMSADNSSQYDSFTNLEKEGVACESGEKGGAGAIYNSHPVAVSSLLSGLPEFAHLGWGHWFTLRDLEVATNRFSKENVIGEGGYGVVYRGRLINGFLVAVKKILNNIGQAKKEFRVEVEAIGHVHQKNLVRLLGYCIEGTHRLLVDEYVNNGNLEQWLRGALSHHGYLTWEASMKVLAGTVKAYASCTLAYLHEAIEPKMVHRDIKSSNILIDDDFNAKLSNFGLAKLLGSGKSHVTTKVMGTFGWVFISAPEYANSGLLNVKCDVYSFGVVLLEAITGRDPVDYGRLLHHVNLVDWLKVMVGSRCFEEVVDLTIETKPPTTALKRALLAALICVDPDAEKIPIMSQVARILESEEYPVSRKGSGLNFQKLNLFFFWISFAV, from the exons ATGGCATCCGACCTTAACTTTGAACTGTCAAAGAAAACTCACATCTTTCACCTTAAGGTGTGGGTTTTAATAGCCATCTTTGTGGGCTTGTTCCTTGTGTTTATTGTTTTGGTTCTGCCATTTTGTCTATCACGTAAAAGATCAAAAAGGGGTAGTGCTACTCTTCAAATTAGCCAAATTCCCAAGGTGTCAAAGGAAATTAAAGAGATCAAGGTTGACCAATATTCTGCCAAAAATTATGCTGCTCCTGATATTGATTTCCTTACCCTTCAGGACAAGTTTAGTGATAAAGATTCAGACAAGCTTCTTAGCAGTGAAAAGGCCATGAGTGCTGATAATAGCAGTCAATATGATTCCTTTACTAATTTGGAGAAAGAAGGTGTCGCATGTGAGTCAGGGGAAAAGGGAGGTGCTGGAGCAATATATAATTCACATCCAGTGGCTGTTTCTTCCCTTTTATCAGGTCTTCCTGAGTTTGCTCACCTTGGTTGGGGTCATTGGTTTACGCTTAGGGACCTTGAAGTTGCAACCAACAGATTTTCCAAGGAAAATGTTATTGGTGAGGGTGGATATGGAGTTGTTTATCGTGGCCGACTGATAAATGGCTTTCTTGTTGCTGTTAAAAAAATCCTCAACAATAT AGGGCAAGCAAAGAAGGAATTCAGGGTTGAAGTTGAGGCTATTGGTCATGTCCACCAAAAAAATTTAGTTCGACTTCTGGGTTACTGTATTGAAGGAACTCACAG GTTGTTGGTAGATGAATATGTAAACAATGGAAATCTAGAACAATGGCTTCGTGGAGCCCTGAGCCATCATGGTTATCTTACTTGGGAGGCTAGTATGAAAGTTTTAGCAGGCACTGTAAAAGC ATATGCTTCTTGCACTCTTGCATATTTGCACGAGGCAATTGAGCCCAAAATGGTGCATCGAGATATAAAGTCAAGCAATATACTCATTGATGATGACTTCAATGCTAAACTATCTAATTTTGGTCTGGCTAAGTTGCTCGGTTCTGGAAAAAGTCACGTTACAACCAAAGTCATGGGTACCTTTGGATGGGTATTTATATCAG CACCTGAATATGCAAATAGTGGCCTCCTAAACGTGAAGTGTGATGTTTATAGCTTTGGGGTTGTGCTTTTGGAAGCCATTACCGGAAGAGATCCTGTAGATTATGGTCGCCTTTTGCA tcatGTGAACTTAGTTGACTGGCTCAAGGTGATGGTCGGGAGCAGATGCTTTGAGGAAGTTGTTGACCTCACAATTGAGACCAAGCCACCTACAACAGCCCTCAAACGAGCTCTTTTGGCCGCTTTAATATGTGTTGATCCTGATGCTGAAAAGATACCCATTATGAGTCAAGTTGCTCGCATTCTTGAATCAGAAGAGTATCCAGTATCACGAAAGGGGTCTGGTTTGAACTTTCAAAAGCTGAAtctgtttttcttttggatATCCTTTGCTGTATAG